One genomic region from Arthrobacter sp. FB24 encodes:
- a CDS encoding HoxN/HupN/NixA family nickel/cobalt transporter, whose translation MTTLTGFAAMYRDREQLPLRTRLLFALGAVAALHLAAVVLLLVSSAGAAQPLALGLVLTAYLAGIKHSYDWDHIAAIDNSTRKFVAQHKDPVSVGFAFSLGHSSVVILAGALVVGGAAMVGQFMEDGTTGNLVLGLIGSGVSGLFLLAMGLFNGSAFLRAARAYRNVQGGCELREGDLEAKGFVACLLAKPLSKVRRPRNIYVIGFLFGLGFDTATTIGLLVMTTAASLAGVSPLALLALPMAFTAAMTLCDTVNGVAMMRMYRSAIHNPQRKLGFNALITGISAVSALFISAITLGGFFNAALGLEDPLTTWLGTVDLGEAGLLLVGVLLAVWCVAAWRGRVKGASTAV comes from the coding sequence ATGACCACGCTGACCGGGTTCGCCGCGATGTACCGGGATCGGGAGCAATTGCCGCTCCGGACCCGCCTGCTGTTCGCGTTGGGTGCGGTGGCCGCGCTGCATCTTGCCGCCGTCGTCCTGCTGCTTGTCAGTTCGGCGGGTGCCGCGCAACCCCTGGCGCTGGGGCTGGTGCTCACCGCCTACCTGGCGGGCATCAAACACAGCTACGACTGGGACCACATCGCCGCGATCGACAACTCGACGCGGAAGTTTGTGGCCCAGCACAAGGATCCGGTAAGCGTGGGGTTCGCCTTCAGCCTGGGCCACAGTTCGGTGGTGATCCTGGCCGGAGCGCTGGTGGTGGGCGGTGCCGCCATGGTGGGTCAGTTCATGGAGGACGGCACCACCGGAAACCTGGTCCTGGGCCTGATCGGCAGCGGCGTCTCCGGGCTGTTCCTGCTGGCCATGGGCCTGTTCAACGGCTCGGCGTTCCTGCGGGCCGCGCGGGCGTACCGGAACGTGCAGGGCGGCTGCGAGCTGCGGGAAGGGGACCTTGAAGCGAAGGGATTCGTGGCATGCCTGCTGGCCAAACCGCTGTCCAAGGTCCGGCGGCCGCGGAACATCTACGTGATCGGCTTCCTGTTCGGGCTGGGTTTCGATACGGCCACCACCATAGGGCTGCTGGTGATGACGACGGCGGCCTCCCTCGCCGGGGTCTCCCCGCTGGCTCTGCTGGCGCTCCCGATGGCCTTCACCGCGGCCATGACACTGTGCGACACGGTCAACGGCGTGGCCATGATGCGCATGTACCGGTCAGCCATCCACAACCCGCAGCGGAAGCTCGGTTTCAACGCCCTGATCACCGGTATCTCGGCCGTATCCGCGCTGTTCATTTCAGCGATCACCCTGGGCGGATTCTTCAATGCGGCGTTGGGGTTGGAGGATCCCCTCACCACTTGGCTGGGCACGGTGGACCTGGGCGAGGCCGGCCTGCTGCTGGTAGGTGTGCTGCTGGCCGTGTGGTGCGTTGCCGCGTGGCGGGGGCGGGTGAAGGGCGCTTCAACGGCCGTATAG
- a CDS encoding HhH-GPD-type base excision DNA repair protein — protein sequence MELHITGDPAADKLLSDDAFALLTGMLLDQQVTMESAFAGPEKIRTRIGSMDPAAIAGYNPQDFVEMFKERPAVHRFPGSMAGRVQALAETVHQDWNGDATAIWTQGDPDGPEVLRRLKALPGFGEQKAKIFLALLGKQCGLQAEGWREAAGHYGQQDSYLSVADIVDPESLTKVRASKQAAKAAAKAAKTAGH from the coding sequence ATGGAACTGCACATCACAGGGGACCCCGCAGCGGACAAACTACTCAGCGACGACGCGTTTGCACTGCTCACCGGCATGCTGCTTGACCAGCAGGTGACCATGGAATCGGCATTTGCCGGTCCCGAGAAGATCCGGACGCGCATCGGCTCCATGGATCCTGCGGCGATCGCCGGGTACAACCCCCAGGACTTCGTTGAAATGTTCAAGGAGCGCCCGGCCGTCCACCGGTTCCCCGGATCCATGGCCGGACGTGTCCAGGCCCTCGCCGAAACGGTGCACCAGGACTGGAACGGGGACGCCACGGCCATCTGGACGCAGGGTGACCCCGACGGACCGGAGGTGCTGCGCCGGCTCAAGGCGCTGCCGGGATTCGGCGAGCAGAAGGCCAAGATCTTCCTCGCGCTGCTGGGAAAGCAGTGCGGGCTTCAGGCCGAAGGCTGGCGAGAGGCTGCTGGCCATTACGGCCAGCAGGATTCGTACCTGTCCGTGGCAGACATCGTTGACCCGGAGTCGCTGACCAAGGTGCGCGCCAGTAAGCAGGCGGCCAAGGCCGCTGCCAAGGCCGCAAAGACCGCCGGGCACTGA
- a CDS encoding FAD-dependent oxidoreductase — protein MGDQLAGRLGSLWAATGGPVQYAALDEDLHGALDVDVAVIGGGIAGLTAALALKRAGQTVAVLEAARVGTGVTANTTGKVTSLHRLAYTELAGRHGKEAARTYGQANEAAIEHVADTVAGEGIDCGFRRVSNYTYAESERALALVREEAALAGRLGLPASFTTEVPLPLPVGSFPVAGAVRFDNQAQIHALRYVQGLARAVDGGGSFVFEDSPATGFRDGSPAVVDTERGSVRAKEIIVATNMPFGDNGFFAGRTYAHRSYIVAAHTDAAPLDSTFVSVEEPMRSILTTDVDGVSYVLAGGEGHPASEQVDSAERYGRLAAFARDRLGAGEIAFRWSTQDAMPADGLPFVGRLSQDFRHIHVITGLRKWGLTNGTAAALILRDLLCGRTNPWAALFDSTRTVPAQGAVPPASDLREAAPPREPPQRTPAAPPEAAPGQGRVVDVNGAKTAVYVSPAGGVSAVSAVCTHLGCTVEFNAADVTWDCPCHGSRFSTDGTVIQGPATRNLAASPAPADPG, from the coding sequence GTGGGTGATCAGCTTGCAGGCAGGCTTGGTTCCCTGTGGGCGGCCACCGGCGGACCGGTGCAGTACGCCGCCCTCGATGAGGACCTGCATGGTGCCCTCGACGTTGACGTGGCCGTGATAGGTGGCGGGATCGCCGGCCTGACCGCTGCGCTGGCCCTCAAGCGGGCAGGCCAGACGGTGGCCGTGCTTGAAGCAGCCCGCGTGGGCACCGGAGTCACCGCGAACACCACCGGCAAGGTCACGTCCCTGCACCGGCTGGCTTATACCGAACTTGCGGGCCGCCACGGCAAAGAGGCGGCCCGCACCTACGGCCAGGCCAACGAAGCCGCCATTGAGCACGTGGCGGACACTGTGGCGGGCGAAGGAATCGACTGCGGCTTCAGGCGGGTTTCCAACTACACCTACGCGGAATCGGAGCGTGCGCTCGCCCTGGTCCGGGAAGAAGCGGCGCTCGCCGGGAGGCTCGGGCTTCCGGCGTCCTTTACTACCGAGGTGCCGCTGCCGTTACCGGTTGGATCGTTCCCGGTCGCCGGGGCGGTCCGCTTTGATAACCAGGCGCAGATCCACGCACTCCGGTACGTGCAGGGCCTGGCCCGAGCTGTGGACGGGGGCGGAAGTTTCGTCTTCGAGGACTCACCCGCCACGGGGTTCCGGGACGGCTCTCCGGCTGTCGTCGACACGGAGCGCGGATCGGTCCGGGCGAAGGAAATCATTGTCGCCACGAATATGCCGTTCGGCGATAACGGATTCTTCGCGGGGCGAACCTACGCGCACCGCTCGTACATCGTTGCTGCCCACACTGACGCTGCCCCTTTGGATTCCACGTTTGTCAGCGTTGAAGAACCGATGCGCTCCATCCTGACTACCGACGTCGACGGCGTCAGCTACGTCCTTGCCGGCGGTGAAGGGCACCCCGCCTCGGAGCAGGTTGACTCCGCCGAACGGTACGGCAGGCTCGCCGCGTTCGCCCGGGACCGCCTCGGCGCCGGAGAGATCGCCTTCCGCTGGTCCACCCAGGACGCCATGCCCGCCGACGGGCTGCCCTTCGTCGGGCGCCTGTCGCAGGACTTCCGGCATATCCACGTGATCACCGGGCTGCGCAAATGGGGGCTGACCAACGGAACGGCCGCCGCCCTGATCCTCCGGGATCTGCTCTGCGGCCGCACCAACCCGTGGGCGGCATTGTTTGACAGCACCAGGACCGTCCCAGCACAAGGTGCCGTGCCTCCGGCGTCGGATCTTCGGGAGGCGGCCCCTCCCAGGGAACCTCCTCAAAGGACGCCGGCCGCACCGCCCGAGGCCGCCCCGGGTCAAGGAAGGGTCGTGGACGTAAACGGAGCAAAGACCGCCGTCTACGTCAGTCCTGCGGGCGGCGTCAGCGCCGTTTCGGCCGTTTGCACGCACCTGGGCTGCACGGTGGAGTTCAATGCGGCCGACGTGACATGGGACTGCCCGTGCCACGGTTCCCGGTTCAGCACCGACGGCACCGTCATCCAGGGGCCGGCCACCCGGAACCTCGCGGCCAGCCCGGCCCCGGCGGACCCCGGCTGA
- a CDS encoding TetR/AcrR family transcriptional regulator — MGRPLLPLISVEALTTAALELVDESGDFSFPKLAKKIGVSQSSIYNHVSGRDEILELLRHRIITEEPYPPVDHSDWEAALRVLIRAYRDAFVRHPRLAPLLVLQTITDPDVIGLYEDLALALEAAGFRGRDVVAAISTIDSFALGAALDLAAPDIVWDPPAEGYPTLKRAVGNAGPSEQRGGHAFDFGLDVIIGGLRAKLAG, encoded by the coding sequence ATGGGGCGCCCGCTCCTCCCGCTGATATCCGTGGAGGCCCTCACCACGGCTGCCTTGGAGCTGGTCGATGAGAGCGGCGACTTCAGCTTCCCGAAGCTGGCAAAGAAGATCGGCGTCAGCCAGTCCTCCATTTACAACCACGTCAGCGGCCGGGACGAGATCCTGGAGCTCCTGCGCCACCGGATCATCACCGAAGAGCCGTATCCGCCGGTGGACCACAGTGACTGGGAAGCGGCCCTGCGGGTCCTGATCCGCGCCTACCGGGACGCATTCGTCCGGCACCCGCGGCTGGCACCGCTCCTGGTCCTGCAAACGATTACTGATCCGGACGTCATCGGGCTCTACGAAGACCTGGCACTGGCCCTCGAGGCGGCAGGATTCCGGGGGCGGGACGTCGTGGCGGCCATCTCCACCATCGACAGCTTCGCCCTCGGTGCGGCACTGGACCTCGCGGCCCCGGACATCGTCTGGGACCCGCCGGCGGAGGGGTATCCCACTCTCAAGCGCGCGGTCGGCAATGCAGGACCGTCGGAGCAGCGGGGCGGGCACGCCTTCGACTTCGGCCTGGACGTGATCATCGGCGGGCTACGGGCCAAGCTGGCCGGTTAA
- a CDS encoding APC family permease, with protein sequence MPDTQTRPPTSSADGSLKRNALGTGGIAFLVISAAAPLTVMAGVAPVAIGVGGIGAPAGYLMAGIVLTLFAIGFMAMTRHVKASGGFYTYISLAMGKTVGLASAILAIVSYNCLQIGVYGLFAVQTHDMFKVLFGLEVPWPAIALAAVAAVWFLGYRGIDVGAKVLGVLLVAETGILAVMGAGILGSGGAHGISAGSFSPENAFGPGVLAILGICFAAFMGFESTVLYRSEARNPDKSVPRAMYIAVGFMSVFYAFIVWTVVQAYGEDRAVEAAGELAGGMFFQTINHYVGPWAEVVMYVLIVTSVYASQLAFHNAINRYVYMLARDGVLPAFLGRTHRRFQSPHRAGQLQTILAAVVIAVCALLNADPYQQLLIWVNTPGIFGIVGLQGLVSVAAFLYLRRNPAAATHKLMVPLSLASAILLFGVVLLIGLNIELLTFADTLTNTILILVAPLVFTAGLLAARWVRRHRPATFAQIGSFETHES encoded by the coding sequence GTGCCGGATACCCAAACCAGACCACCGACGTCGTCCGCGGACGGCTCCCTCAAGCGCAATGCCCTGGGAACGGGAGGCATTGCCTTCCTCGTCATCTCGGCCGCAGCCCCGCTCACCGTCATGGCGGGAGTGGCACCCGTAGCCATCGGCGTGGGCGGCATCGGCGCCCCGGCCGGCTACCTCATGGCCGGCATCGTGCTCACCCTCTTCGCTATCGGCTTCATGGCCATGACCCGCCACGTCAAGGCATCCGGCGGTTTCTACACGTACATTTCGCTGGCCATGGGCAAGACCGTAGGGCTGGCCTCCGCCATCCTGGCGATCGTCTCCTACAACTGCCTCCAGATCGGCGTTTACGGACTCTTCGCCGTCCAGACCCACGACATGTTCAAAGTGCTGTTCGGACTGGAGGTGCCCTGGCCGGCCATCGCCCTCGCCGCCGTCGCCGCCGTATGGTTCCTCGGCTACCGGGGGATCGACGTCGGTGCGAAGGTGCTGGGAGTGCTCCTGGTTGCCGAGACGGGCATCCTGGCGGTGATGGGAGCGGGCATCCTCGGCAGCGGCGGTGCCCACGGGATCAGCGCGGGTTCCTTCAGCCCGGAAAACGCTTTTGGCCCCGGCGTCCTGGCAATCCTGGGCATCTGCTTCGCCGCTTTCATGGGTTTCGAATCCACCGTGCTGTACCGCTCCGAGGCACGCAACCCGGACAAATCCGTGCCGCGGGCCATGTACATCGCCGTCGGCTTCATGTCAGTCTTCTACGCCTTCATCGTCTGGACCGTGGTCCAGGCCTACGGGGAAGACCGCGCCGTCGAAGCCGCGGGCGAGCTGGCCGGCGGCATGTTCTTCCAGACCATCAACCACTACGTGGGCCCGTGGGCCGAAGTGGTGATGTACGTCCTGATCGTCACCAGTGTCTACGCCTCGCAGTTGGCCTTTCACAACGCGATCAACCGCTACGTCTACATGCTGGCGCGCGACGGCGTGCTGCCCGCTTTCCTCGGCCGGACCCACCGCAGATTCCAGTCCCCGCACCGCGCCGGCCAGCTGCAGACAATCCTCGCAGCCGTGGTCATTGCCGTCTGCGCGCTGCTCAACGCCGACCCCTACCAGCAGCTCCTGATCTGGGTAAATACGCCGGGGATCTTCGGCATTGTGGGGCTCCAGGGCCTGGTGTCAGTAGCAGCCTTCCTCTACCTCCGCCGAAATCCCGCCGCGGCGACGCACAAACTCATGGTGCCGCTCAGCCTGGCGTCGGCCATCCTGCTCTTCGGCGTGGTGCTGCTGATCGGCCTGAACATCGAGCTGCTGACCTTCGCCGACACGCTGACCAACACCATCCTCATCCTGGTGGCGCCGCTCGTCTTCACCGCCGGGCTCCTGGCCGCCCGCTGGGTGCGCCGCCACCGTCCCGCGACCTTCGCGCAGATTGGAAGCTTCGAAACCCATGAATCCTGA
- a CDS encoding amidohydrolase, translated as MNPDVIILADTIHTMEGGSAQGPAPQAVAVRDGVIAAVGSRSDAEAWPAAEVVDFGSAVLTPGLVDCHIHPVFGLDLTRGCDLSGAKDLAEVRALLRATAEATPPGDWVRAWGLDPNVFGSAAAHRELIDDVVSGQPCLIRLFDGHSALASSRALEIAGVTGPRAFDQASEVVCDPGGRPTGLLLEAAAIELVARLMPAESFDGRKARLAELFRQFSRSGLTGAHVMDCGEGSLELFRALEEDAADSIDGGLPLRLRISPWCMPGSGEEDWRRLAEQIGVGGKRWEVAGIKLFVDGTVDNGTAWLFEPDTYGESVTPFWPRPEEYAAAVRFFAGRGISTATHAIGDAGVAAVLDAFESLPPAVRSAAPEAVHRIEHLETVPDALIERFSRAGLVASMQPTHCTHYSRADQSDNWSTRLGTERANNAWRCADLRSAGTTLGLGSDWPIAPFEPLPILADAQLRRRSGHPGEQPVVPGQALTALQALEGYTSHAAKAAGEWAVSGSVTVGKRADFTVFDVDPLTVAPDDLAAARVLATFVDGRAQHLTVGSAR; from the coding sequence ATGAATCCTGATGTGATCATCCTTGCCGACACCATCCACACCATGGAGGGCGGGTCCGCCCAAGGCCCCGCGCCACAGGCCGTGGCTGTCCGGGACGGCGTGATTGCCGCCGTCGGGAGCCGTTCGGATGCGGAGGCGTGGCCGGCCGCGGAGGTCGTCGACTTCGGTTCCGCCGTGCTGACCCCCGGCCTGGTGGACTGCCATATCCACCCTGTCTTCGGGCTGGATCTGACGCGTGGCTGCGACCTGTCCGGCGCCAAGGACCTTGCCGAGGTGCGCGCATTGTTGCGTGCCACAGCGGAGGCAACCCCGCCCGGGGACTGGGTGCGCGCTTGGGGCCTTGACCCCAATGTGTTCGGATCCGCCGCTGCCCACCGCGAGCTTATTGACGACGTCGTCTCCGGACAACCGTGCCTTATCCGCCTCTTCGACGGGCATTCCGCACTGGCCAGTTCCCGGGCGCTCGAAATCGCGGGCGTCACCGGACCGAGGGCCTTTGACCAGGCGTCGGAGGTGGTCTGCGATCCCGGCGGCAGGCCCACGGGGCTCCTGCTGGAGGCCGCAGCCATCGAGCTGGTGGCGCGGCTGATGCCGGCGGAGTCCTTCGACGGACGGAAGGCGAGGCTGGCGGAACTCTTCAGGCAGTTCTCCCGCTCCGGGCTGACGGGAGCGCACGTGATGGACTGCGGAGAGGGCTCACTGGAGCTCTTCCGGGCGCTTGAAGAGGACGCCGCGGACAGCATCGACGGCGGCCTCCCGCTGCGACTGCGGATCTCACCGTGGTGCATGCCCGGCAGCGGCGAGGAAGACTGGCGCCGGCTCGCGGAGCAGATCGGGGTGGGCGGCAAACGCTGGGAGGTGGCCGGCATCAAGCTGTTCGTTGACGGGACAGTGGACAACGGCACTGCGTGGCTCTTTGAGCCCGATACCTATGGGGAGTCGGTGACCCCGTTCTGGCCCCGCCCGGAGGAGTATGCGGCCGCGGTGCGCTTCTTCGCCGGCCGCGGGATTTCCACCGCTACCCACGCGATCGGCGACGCCGGAGTGGCTGCGGTCCTGGACGCCTTCGAGTCCCTGCCTCCCGCGGTGCGGTCGGCTGCACCGGAGGCCGTGCACCGGATCGAACACCTCGAAACCGTCCCGGACGCCCTCATTGAGCGGTTCTCCCGCGCGGGCCTGGTGGCGAGCATGCAGCCGACGCACTGCACCCACTACTCCCGCGCCGACCAGTCGGACAACTGGTCCACGCGGCTCGGAACGGAACGCGCGAACAACGCCTGGCGGTGCGCTGACCTCCGCTCGGCGGGGACCACCCTGGGGCTCGGATCAGACTGGCCGATTGCCCCGTTCGAGCCGCTGCCCATCCTGGCGGACGCGCAGCTACGACGGCGGTCCGGCCACCCTGGCGAACAGCCGGTGGTTCCGGGCCAGGCCCTCACGGCTTTGCAGGCGCTCGAAGGCTACACCTCGCACGCTGCCAAAGCGGCAGGGGAGTGGGCTGTCTCCGGGTCCGTCACCGTCGGCAAGCGCGCGGACTTCACAGTGTTCGACGTCGACCCGCTGACGGTTGCCCCGGATGACCTGGCTGCCGCCCGGGTTCTGGCCACGTTCGTAGACGGGCGGGCGCAGCACCTGACGGTCGGGTCAGCCCGGTAG
- a CDS encoding VOC family protein translates to MAIARFPSFVIDCPDPKALAGFYGALLGWNERVDDGWVEIRPDDGSNCIAFQQVDGYQAPEWPGQAHPQQMHMDMVVEDLDDGEQEAIRLGATKAETQPGTTFRVFLDPAGHPFCLCLS, encoded by the coding sequence ATGGCTATCGCACGCTTCCCAAGCTTTGTTATCGACTGCCCCGATCCGAAAGCCCTCGCGGGCTTTTATGGTGCCCTGCTCGGCTGGAACGAGAGGGTTGACGATGGCTGGGTGGAGATCCGGCCCGACGACGGCAGCAACTGCATTGCCTTCCAGCAGGTGGACGGCTACCAGGCGCCCGAGTGGCCTGGCCAGGCCCACCCGCAGCAGATGCACATGGACATGGTGGTGGAGGACCTGGACGACGGCGAACAAGAGGCCATAAGGTTGGGCGCCACCAAGGCTGAGACACAGCCCGGCACCACCTTCCGCGTCTTTCTGGACCCTGCCGGCCACCCGTTTTGCCTCTGCCTAAGCTGA
- a CDS encoding NAD(P)-dependent alcohol dehydrogenase has protein sequence MLTANAYAAPSADGDLVPTTIERRDVGPHDVLIGIKFAGICHSDIHTVRGDWGPQQYPLAPGHEIAGIVTDVGSEVTKHAVGDRVGVGCMVNSCRECVNCQKGEEQYCLKGNIGTYGAVDRDGTITQGGYSTHVVVTEDFVVRIPEGIELDVAAPLLCAGITTYSPLHHWGAGPGKKVAVVGLGGLGHMAVKIAHAMGAEVTVLSQSLKKQEDGLKLGADHYYATSDENTFSDLAGSFDLIINTVSASIDISSYLQLLTLDGALVNVGAPAEPLPVNAFALIAGRRSFAGSMIGGIRETQEMLDFCAEHNLGAEIEVIPAEKINEAYERVLASDVRYRFVIDTATLN, from the coding sequence TTGCTTACCGCTAACGCATACGCCGCACCGTCCGCTGACGGAGACCTGGTTCCCACCACCATCGAACGCCGCGACGTCGGCCCGCACGATGTGCTGATCGGCATCAAGTTCGCCGGCATCTGCCACTCGGATATCCACACCGTCCGCGGCGACTGGGGACCCCAGCAGTACCCGCTGGCACCGGGACACGAAATCGCCGGGATCGTCACCGATGTTGGCTCCGAAGTCACCAAGCACGCCGTAGGCGACCGCGTCGGCGTCGGCTGCATGGTGAATTCCTGCCGCGAGTGCGTCAACTGCCAGAAGGGCGAGGAACAGTACTGCCTCAAGGGCAACATCGGCACCTACGGCGCTGTTGACCGCGACGGCACCATCACCCAGGGCGGATACTCCACGCACGTCGTGGTGACTGAAGACTTCGTGGTGCGGATCCCCGAGGGCATCGAGCTCGACGTCGCCGCGCCGCTGCTTTGCGCCGGCATCACCACCTACTCGCCGCTGCACCACTGGGGTGCAGGCCCCGGCAAGAAGGTCGCAGTCGTCGGACTGGGCGGCCTCGGCCACATGGCCGTCAAGATCGCCCACGCCATGGGCGCCGAGGTCACTGTGCTGTCCCAGTCGCTCAAGAAGCAGGAAGACGGCCTGAAACTGGGCGCGGACCACTACTACGCCACCAGCGATGAGAACACCTTCAGCGACCTGGCCGGCAGCTTCGACCTGATCATCAACACCGTCAGCGCTTCGATCGACATCAGCTCCTACCTGCAGCTGCTGACCCTTGACGGTGCCCTGGTGAACGTCGGCGCACCGGCCGAGCCGCTCCCCGTGAACGCGTTCGCACTCATCGCCGGCCGCCGCTCCTTCGCCGGTTCCATGATCGGCGGCATCCGCGAGACCCAGGAAATGCTCGATTTCTGCGCTGAGCACAACCTGGGCGCCGAGATCGAGGTCATCCCGGCCGAGAAGATCAACGAAGCCTACGAACGCGTCCTCGCCTCCGACGTCCGCTACCGCTTCGTCATCGACACCGCGACACTCAACTAG